The nucleotide window GGATTTGCCAGGATTTTACACTTCTCTTACTCGGCTTCGAGGTGACCCTTGACTACGAAACGCCTCTTCCTTGTCGATGCCATGGCTATCGCCTTTCGCTCGTACTATGCTTTTGGCATGGGCCGACCGCTGACAACCTCCTCAGGACAGCCCGTTGCAGCCGTCTTTGGCACCGCCATGTTCATGCACAAGCTCTTGACTGAGCAGCGCCCCGACTATCTGGTGATTGCCAGGGACGTGAGGCAGCCCACCTTTCGGCACCAAATGTACCCCCAGTACAAGGCCAACCGGTCGGCCATGCCTGAGGACCTGGTGGCCCAGCTACCACTGCTTGAACGGCTATTTAAGGCATTCGGCTGCCCACTACTCAGTATTCCCGGGTTCGAGGCCGATGATCTCATCGGGAGCATGGCTCGCCAATGGGGGACCCCGGACCTCCAGGTCTATATTGTCTCTGGCGACAAGGATTTCATGCAATTGGTCAACGACCACACCTTCCTCTACCAACCTAAAAAGGGCGAAGACGCG belongs to Deltaproteobacteria bacterium and includes:
- a CDS encoding DNA polymerase I, yielding MTTKRLFLVDAMAIAFRSYYAFGMGRPLTTSSGQPVAAVFGTAMFMHKLLTEQRPDYLVIARDVRQPTFRHQMYPQYKANRSAMPEDLVAQLPLLERLFKAFGCPLLSIPGFEADDLIGSMARQWGTPDLQVYIVSGDKDFMQLVNDHTFLYQPKKGEDAAIIDRGGVAAKFGCTPEQVIDCLALIGDSSDNVPGVPGIGEKGAGKLIAEYGSLERILENIPLINNKKMREALLNGRDLGLLSRQLVTIRTDIELPVTL